agGATCTATGTAGGAAACCATGGGTATCTGGAAttccatatgggaatctatGAGTATCAAGATTCCTACATGGAAAATCCACATAGAAAACTGTGGGTGTTTGATTTCCATATGGAAATTGATGTAGGAAACCATGGGTATCTACCCtatttagaaaatctcatagaatctaGTAGATCCTCATGAAATCCCATATAggttttataagaatgaatgagttctataagaagtgctatagttaagtataggccTTAtgcatacagctataagaatctatcgaaTTTTTTATGCAGGGTGAATTTTCATATGGAAAATCCACATAGAAAACTGTAGGTCTCTAATTTCCATATGGAAAATCCACATAGAAAACTGTAGGTCTCTAATTTCCATATGGAAAATCCACATAGAAAACTGTAGGTGTCTAATTTCCATATGGAAAATCCACATAGAAAACTGTAGGTGTCTAATTTCCATATGGAAAATCCACATAGAAAACTGTAGGTGTCTAATTTCCATATGGAAAATCCACATAGAAAACTGTAGGTGTCTAATTTCCATATGGAAAATCCACATAGAAAACTGTAGGTGTCTAATTTCCATATGGAAATCCATGTAGGAAACCATGGGTATCTGAATTCCCTTATGGAAAATCCACATAGAAAACTGTGGGTATCTAGATTCCCATTTAAGAACTAGGATATATGGGTTTCTTTGTGGAAAATTCATATAGAAATCTGGGTTTCTATGTAAGTAATTTCTATAGAGAATCTGGAGTATTTGGATTTCTACGTCTATTGTCTATTGATACgcgtatataaataaaagaacagATTAATATTCTATTGGCAGGatactttttaacaaaaaattgattaactAACGCTCTTTATATCAGTATTTCTAATAagatattgatttattaattaacacaaGAAGTATTACATCTTTAtagaaattacaaataattttaataaaacactAAATTAGGAATCGTACGACAGTATTGTACTCCGAGAAAGTTTATGAAAACCCATGAGCTTTTTATGGTATTTGTATCAATAACCTGACGCTTTTTGTTGATTTTCCTAATTCCTAATACATACAAGATTCCCATATAAATTTTGGCATGGTGCAGATTCCCATGGGAAATCATCGTAAAAATTCACATAGGAATCCACACTAGATTTCCACATGGTTTGGGCATGGTGTGGATTTCTATAGGAACTCATGTGAGAATTTATACCGGGATCTATGCTGGATTCCTATAGGAAACCATACaccgaaaaaaaagaaattttgctgcaacaggaacgTTACTGTTACAGCTACAAGATCAGTCCTTTTGCAGCAACAGTTCTTTCTTTTCCGTGTATGGAAATCCATCAGAAAACGCCATGTTAGAACCCACATAGGAACCTAGgctccctgattaaaaaaaatgattaaaaatgatttcacacgttaaatgtccataagagacaggattagaaatgatttgaaggattaaaaagtatttaaaatgattaaaaaacaaatcattttaaatactttttaatcattttttttaatcagggctgTGTTGTcctatggatttttttgatagggttattatttagtttaaaaaaaaaatcatgaacaaagagcttttttttttctagattcCCAAATCATTTGGGACAGTTGAAGCCAGTATGCTTATCGTAAATCCTTGTACTGCGTACAGAATGTTAAaagattttgtaaaattaacacCAGGTGATACCGTTATACAAAATGGCGGCAATTCAGCCGTAGGGCAATTAGTTATCCAGTTGTGTAAAATTTGGGAATTAAAAAGTGTTAATGTTGTAAGGGACCGTGATGATATTGATGAGttgaaaaaacatttaaaaactattgGGGCAACTGAAGTACTAACAGAGGCCGAATTACGAACGacggatttatttaaaagcaaaaaattaCCGGCGCCCAAGTTGGCGCTCAATTGTGTCTGTGGTCAAAATGCCGTCGAAGTTCTGAGGCACTTGCAGGCTGAAGGAACGATGGTCACTTATGGAGCCATGTCTAGGGAACCATTGACTGTTCCTGCTTCtgcgttaatttttaaagtaatttattatttttttttctaaaaaaattgcaaccTGCGCCCAAGTTTAATtggcaactttttttttgcagaaTATTTCAATAAGAGGATTTTGGATGACTAACTGGAAAAAAGCTCACGGAAACTCTGAAGAGAATACTAAAATGTTTGAAGAAATAGGAAAATTAttcgaaacaaaaaaattacaaccaCCGCCGTATAAAATAGTACCGTTTTCTAAATACAAAGACGCTGTAACAAATGCTCTTAATACGGATGGTAAAGTTGGggttaaatatattattgatttaacagcttaataactttatttatgtatacaaatatatatgtcatagTCATATGAACATCCATTTTTTTACGGctaatattaaatacattcgaaaaatttagttctataaaataccgtcttttttattcattgaaaaaaatagcaGTAATTATCACTGTACAGGGCAGAAAAAGTTACTAAAATGATCTGGAAAAAATactcagatatgatcatatatgttcgtatatggtcatatatgaacTGAAGCATAACCACCAATATTCATAGATATGACCATATACGTTTAAGTATGAccagatataatcatacatgcTCACGTATGGTCAGATATGATCGTATATACTCATGTATGGTCAAGTGTGATCACATATGGTCATACATGAACTGATGCATAACCACATACATTTTTAGCtatggccatatatgttcTAGTATGaccagatatgatcatatatgttcatgtatgaccagatatgatcatatatgttcatgtgTGACCAgatgtgatcatatatgaactgaagcatgatcatatatattataagataTGGTCATGTATGTTCAAGTATGACCAGACATGATCCTATAAGTTTATGGATGGTCAGgtgtgatcatatatggtcatgAATGACCAGGTGTGATCacatatggtcatatatgaacTGAAGCATAACTACTAATATTCATagatatgaccatatatgtttAAGTATGAccagatataatcatatatgctCACATATGGTcaaatatgatcatatatattctCATGTATAATCAGgtgtgatcatatatgatcacacCTTatcatatatactcatatatggtcgggtctgatcatatatggtcatacaTGAACTGATGTATAACCACATACATTTTTAGCtatggccatatatgttcTAGTATGACCAgaaataatcatatatgatcataaataatattgtacatgatcatataaatatatgaatattaataattattaattggaaCTGATAAAAGGTATCAGATATCATATATGATCGTATCTGAGTACTTTTTCCGACTAGTTAGCAAAAGAATACCAGTCGAGTATCTTCGGTTTCATTCGTGTCCAATATTATTCCAggaggaatttttttctctaaccTCTAACTACTTAGTAACTATTACTGTACATCACAGTAATTATTACATCACTACtgcgttaattaattaatttacctagtaaataattgattagagTCAatgtattgtaattaaatatatttgttttcttttttttacaataaaaaataaaattttatcacacTTACAAATCAATTGtgtacttaaatatttaaatgaatgataattattataatagatTAATTGGCCTCATCAAGAAGCtgtaaaagatttaatttgtTGTCTATCTTATCTTCGGTGGTCAAAAAATCAGAACAGATATTTTCCAATTTGTTCTTATAGTCATCGTTTGTATTTATCTTGTCATTGTTTTCGTTATTTTGATTCGCTGCGGGATCTTTGGGGTCACTTTTTTCGGTGTCATCATCGGTTTTGACGTCAATGTCATCAAAGAGGTCAAGACTGAATGTCCTTGTTGATGAGGATGTATCTTCAGTACCCAACTGCATTGCCAGCATTCCAAGTTCAGCTTTTGTTCCTTTGTCTTTGACAAACAATTTGTCTCTGCTTTTAGTAGGCATCAATTGTTGCGGTTTGCTTATTACAAATGTAAAGTTCATTGTGTATCTGCAatcatatttataatgattagaggttagaataattatttattcaaagtgATGAGGGTAAAATGGACGTCTTAAGGAACAAAGACAACCAgcaaaaattctgaaaattaatttgcCGACTAATTCACTCgtaattttgttgaaaattgtCTAATTTCGCGATCTAACTTCTGTAGAAGAAAATAACGTCCGCAGAATCTTCAGAATTCACAGAATGAAGACAAAATGGACGTTTTGGGAACAAagcaatcgaaaaaaattcttaaagtTATCGTGCAGGGAAACCTTCCTGCGATTTCGTAGAAAACGGTctaatttcgcgattttaccTCTGAATAAGATAATTAAGtccataaaattattagactttGCAACATAagagtaaaattactatttatagGGACAAATTCTACGAGAATACCCGTCTGAAAAAAACATGTACtgtcgataatatataaaaaaatatatggtaaataactgaacatatatggcggcaaaattattaatattgattaatatatgatttatcatatataataatttaaacgtttaatattataatattccatatcatttataatatttgtaattatatacatgtgattttgtatcaaaaattatatgtccgctttatatattaatttataacgtaaaatatatgtttcatcttataaattaatttataatttcaatattattgtaatccatataatttataatatatgtaattgtatacatatgatattacatctcaaataatattctcgttttatacataaacttataatttcaatattataataatttcgatattattatacataaataatttaaaaaatacactcataccaaaaatttaaagaacaaaaaaattttagaaattttttagtgatttttgcaagactgtaacttgatgaaaaataatcttatcgagattaaaaaaaaagcattttatagcttgaaatctctagttttatatttgtgtgaatataaataaacatatatctatataaatatatatttacatacatttcTACTAATATAtgtgaacatatatttatatacagtagAACCTCGATAACTCAAACCTCGATAAGTTCAAAACCtctgtaacttaaaaatttttttgattcccTTCCCTTCACAGCTTAAAACCTCTATTACTTAAAGTACAAAACCTCGATAactcaaacaattattttgaGCATTGCCctcgataacttaaaataatattttggtgACCTCCATAACTTAAAGTAATATCATTGAGTCATCGTATTAAGTATGTATGCAAACAAAAGGTTTCGCCAAAAGCTTAATTGATTTTCACTTTAGTCTTTCACTTAATCGGGAACTAGGGAAATAAAGGATAAAGGGGAGGGGGAGGACCTTTACTCAGtaggaattttcatataagagtaaatatatatgtataaataaataaaaatctatcatTTCTATTGAATTATATGTATCTTTTTCACACTCAAGTTTCCAATCAATAAACCTcgttaagttaaaaattttactttaataacCTCTCTAACTTAAACTCTCGATAAGTAAAAAACTCgataactcaaatttttttacgtttcccTTGAATTTTAACTTATCGAGGTTCTactgtaattatatatttacacgtataaatattatatgtcagtcatataattaaatcatatatcttatcatataacttaaagtatagtataaaatattataagcaatatttataagttagcatgtaaaaaaatatattaccgatatatatgttgcaaattataaaatcatataatatttcggcaaaattttgtatatggctccatatatgacttcttataattccatataatttatcatatattttgaattatactgaagctcatatattgctttttcatacgggtaatTCTGAAAACTATTATACAGACTAAACCACTAGTAATTTTACCAAGAATTGTCTAATTTCGAAAccaaggaaaataaaaatcttattaatctgaaattatttttaattaggggagggtggggcagagcggcccccctgaaattttgatcaaaaaaaaatttttttttttttcgactaattactataaatccgatatgtttgcacatttttacccctacgcatgacatttggggcaaaatgaacaaagccaaaattttgaaaagtgattttttcatatttttatcgtcaaattaaaaaaaaattattataattccacatttctagccctacgcataacatctggggcaaaatggaccagccgaaacttccgaaaaaattattttaaataaaatttttttttttgttgataaatttttgaaataaagtaaaaccatagaattgtttttttttttattaaataacaattagtaattaaggtaatcgagagtgaacaaTTTATcacaccttaaaaaatttttttcgagtaatataaaaccaaaaaatagCTGTCAgggaaagaaataaattcttaatgatgaaaacaatttaaaaaaaaaataacgaaaaaaaaaatttttttatcattttttggaggggggccgctctgccccacaaaaaaaaattttttttttttcagaattttggaaaaatgtctacaaatttgttcgaaataggacaaaagtaaagtgatcttatggttgaaagacacaaaaagtaataattggcttaagggggccgctctgccccaccctcccctactaaATAGGAATCTAGACTGAAGACTTATACACCCTGATAGCAAAACTTTCTGGTCAGGAAATTGGTGTCAATTAGTTGCAATCAATAtgacgacaactttcagctttttTAACTATTGACCACAAGTTGttacgaaattttttgtaaaaattataggCAACTGTCCGTCAACTTGATGACAAGTTCCTGCAGTAGACTGTCGCTAGCTTGCTGCCATCTTGGCAAATgatacgaaaaataataaaaattccacTATTACTCACATATTTTTTCCCAAAAACGTGACACGGTCACCCAGCAGTTGGAAGGATCCAACTCTATGAGCCTGAGGTGTATCCACTAATTTAATAGCTCCCAGTTCATCgcgttttgactcaaatttttcattgtaatTACGTGGATGattattgaaagtagtatccTCATTTTGCAATCCCAATTTCAGTAGAATAGACACCCGCACATTAATGCCGCACAGTAAATCCAAGCATTCATTCCTCGCCTGCCATATTTCGTCATAAGTCAACTTCCCATATTTCTAAGAGCAAGAATTAAatcgatttaaatatttttgcagACGAATGACagtcgttaaaaatttatcataattatcaattacgtactttaattatcatttcatGAACGACAGCAATTCTTTCATGTGTCCCACTGCGCGTGACCATATTCCGAAATGAGTCGACGTGATTCATCGTCAACAGAACAACTTCTCTTGGTCCAGTGGCAACTGACAGCTGATACTtgaccatcatcatcattaaatcgaataatttattcatactATCAGCGTCTAATCGCATTATTGAACACAACGCGATATTTTCTAACGTCGATCGCATCCAACTTAAGCTCGAAATCGGCGCGTCATTGAAAATCgttgataatatttttggaTGCACTAATGCTGCTGTTATCTCATCCATtacttggataaaaaaaatttatcagtcatatttttaataaaaaaaaaaaaaaaaaaaaaaaaatatgtgtagaattcaaagtaaattttttttttacctgttGTTGTTTTACGTGTGTTAATTTTTTGCGCTTTCAATCTTTGTTGCAAAACATATAACATTTCACCCcccatatttaaataaattaatggatTGCAATGTAATgacattttttatactttttttttttactcaaagaatttaattatttaaattttcaattgttgatttttgattattaacttttaattgttagtaaatttttcgAGCTCGTAAATTTAACGTAATGTTAACACTTgaataatagttttaaaaatgaataattgcaTCGTTTGACCTAGAATAAACAataaaggaaaataaaatttttatttgttgttactGTCATTACTATGGTGATTTGACGTCCATGTGCGCATGTGTTGCGGACCCAATTTAAGTATCAAGGTCttatgtattaaataaatttattatttaatattttattttatgcaattttactaaatagataaatttttcaggacatacataaattttttcgttcatTTCCTTCTCacgcaaataatttttagttcattcaaattcaaatcatttttattttttattttcgaaataaatttttaaaattataaaaaagtttttttaaaatagtcagtaattttttttttttttaattgacttaaaataaaatttgaaaaaacctAAATATCTATAATGTAGTTTTTTtggtatgaaaatttaaatataactaaaaCTCAGAACACGTGTTCACAAACGCATGCGTTGTCTTTTCTAATTATAGCGAAGCTTAGAAACTTTCTTTTCATCTCAGTATTTATTCTCTCAACAGTATCGCGATCGTTCAAAGTCCATCCCAAATCACTCAACTAAATccttaaaaacataaaaagtttctgagtaaaaaaaataaatgcaatgaaaaaatatgGACGCGGTATTAGAAacgttgagtaaaaaattaacagctgaaaaaaaacacaaagaGTGCAATGAAAAATATTCTGGATTAAAAACCGACGAGGAacgtattatttttacattaaatttgataaaagaCTACGATATTAAATTACCTGTGAAAAGtgacataaaaaatgtaattcaGTCGCGTGAATACAATGACAGAgcgacaaaattatttataaataatcctGTGTATTGTGATTTTGATAcaattattgaattatataCTAAAAGTATCGCATATGCACCGGGAGCACGTGAATTGTCTTTGGCATATGCCAATAGATCGGCGGCATTATTTAAAGCTCACTTGTATGAAGACTGTCTTGAAGATTGTGAACGAGCTTTGAAGCTCGATTATCCAGATAAATGGAAAGCTAAATTGTATGCGCGAAAAGCTCGATGTTTAAGCTCAATTGCGAATTTGGGTAAAAGCTCGGCTGCAAGCTCATGTCAAAATACAATCCCAGGCTCGAGAACAACAATATCTGCAAGTTCGCTTTTAGATAACTGCTCGGTCGCAAGCTCAGTTGAAAGCTCGCCTCATAATTCAAATACGGGTCCAAGTGCATTCACATCTACGAGTTCAAGTTTAAGTTCATGGCCAGATTCAAGCTCTGGGGTGAACTTGGCTGCAAGCTCGGCCGCAAGCTCACTCGGAAATGAGATCGCAGCGTCCAATACTGCAGTGTCTGTATGTTCACTTTCAAGTTTGAGCTCGGTCGCAAGCTCTGCTGGAGATCCAGCTGCAAGCTTGGGTGAAAAAATAGAAGAAACTTTGTGTCAAATACGTAAATGGTTGCCGAAGATGGATTTAAAGGATTCAGGAGTTAAATTAGTGGAAAAAAcgctaaataatttacaactgATGGGACAGAATGATGCAGCATTCATTAAATTTGATGATGAACGTGATTTACCGAATATTATTGCCGATAATAAAGAAATTCGCGGAGCTACATCGGCAGTTGCTGTAGAATATTCTGATGTGTTTGGAAAACATGTCCGAGCAACTCGTGATATTGATATCGGGGAAATTTTGGCCATCAATGAAGGCTATGCTACAGTTTTgatgttgaataaaatttatacacacTGTGCGCATTGTTTAAAGCAAACTTGGTCTGGTATCCCGTGTAATAGTTGCGTATATGCCATTTATTGTAGTGAACAATGTCGGCGTAACGCTTGGGACAGCTATCACCAGATCGAGTGTCGCATTGTGGGTCCTGTGATAAATATGGAGCTGAACCACATGGCACTTATGGCACTCAGACTGACTGTATGTGCTTTCAATGAAGCTGGTGATTTCCAAGCTCTGAAAGATCATCTCGCCCAAATTGATTCACTtccaggtaatttttttggtgACGATGGAAATTGACATTTAGTTGTTGCCATTATTATTCATGATTTATTTTAGATTTGAGAACCAATGGATTCACTAATAATATTCTGGATGACCGGAAATACGCTAGTGTATACACACTAGCAAGAAATACCCACGAGAGATCAACTCCCGATTTATTTGGGCGATCGCTGAATGCcagttttattgtttatttgcTGGCAAAAGAGAGTATGATGTTCGGCGAACAGTTCAAAGGCGATTTTGAAGAGTTCATTAGTTTGCCATGGGTCAGTTTTATTGGCGGATTGATCATGAGACATTTGCAAATTATTCCCAGCAATGTTCACAGTGTAAGTTACATTCATTCGTTATTTTATTCagtcaacaatatttttttctttaatagaCCAGTTATTAAGCTCacaagttcaaaaaatttaatcttcaTAGTGAAGTACATGCAGCATTGCATAGAATCCCCCTCTCTAAATCTTCGGTAGCGCGCGCTTACTTTTGATAGTGGGGATGAGAGAGTGGGGACTCAGAGCTCTGCTGGCTCTTGAGTTTCAGTCGAGTCTCACGCGTAGTACCGCTCACATCTAAAACTCTTAAAAAACACAGTTTTAAGTCTTGTTCCTACGctgtattgaaaatttctattaaataaatattttttcgaatatttttgtattttctgatataaaagtatgcaaaaaaaattatatttttaatattaataagcAAATTTACAGGTGACT
This sequence is a window from Microplitis mediator isolate UGA2020A chromosome 3, iyMicMedi2.1, whole genome shotgun sequence. Protein-coding genes within it:
- the LOC130665584 gene encoding SET and MYND domain-containing protein 4-like; its protein translation is MDAVLETLSKKLTAEKKHKECNEKYSGLKTDEERIIFTLNLIKDYDIKLPVKSDIKNVIQSREYNDRATKLFINNPVYCDFDTIIELYTKSIAYAPGARELSLAYANRSAALFKAHLYEDCLEDCERALKLDYPDKWKAKLYARKARCLSSIANLGKSSAASSCQNTIPGSRTTISASSLLDNCSVASSVESSPHNSNTGPSAFTSTSSSLSSWPDSSSGVNLAASSAASSLGNEIAASNTAVSVCSLSSLSSVASSAGDPAASLGEKIEETLCQIRKWLPKMDLKDSGVKLVEKTLNNLQLMGQNDAAFIKFDDERDLPNIIADNKEIRGATSAVAVEYSDVFGKHVRATRDIDIGEILAINEGYATVLMLNKIYTHCAHCLKQTWSGIPCNSCVYAIYCSEQCRRNAWDSYHQIECRIVGPVINMELNHMALMALRLTVCAFNEAGDFQALKDHLAQIDSLPDLRTNGFTNNILDDRKYASVYTLARNTHERSTPDLFGRSLNASFIVYLLAKESMMFGEQFKGDFEEFISLPWVSFIGGLIMRHLQIIPSNVHSVTEDNLDQLPIDRAAALMPFYSLFNHSCNPMVDRRSFGKKIALIAISPIKKGQQIFDNYGQHYAITSKAKRQQKLLQQYHFTCSCQACAENWPLYGNYKSYQDQDLSKTVKKDISRALKKLDQYYTLASRGDVEDKPEIITDLCKMLKILYKYVDLPCTEVNNVMEILKKVYSLLGNRLQSLNSDTITTIINI
- the LOC130665313 gene encoding protein OSCP1; translation: MSLHCNPLIYLNMGGEMLYVLQQRLKAQKINTRKTTTVMDEITAALVHPKILSTIFNDAPISSLSWMRSTLENIALCSIMRLDADSMNKLFDLMMMMVKYQLSVATGPREVVLLTMNHVDSFRNMVTRSGTHERIAVVHEMIIKKYGKLTYDEIWQARNECLDLLCGINVRVSILLKLGLQNEDTTFNNHPRNYNEKFESKRDELGAIKLVDTPQAHRVGSFQLLGDRVTFLGKNIYTMNFTFVISKPQQLMPTKSRDKLFVKDKGTKAELGMLAMQLGTEDTSSSTRTFSLDLFDDIDVKTDDDTEKSDPKDPAANQNNENNDKINTNDDYKNKLENICSDFLTTEDKIDNKLNLLQLLDEAN
- the LOC130665312 gene encoding enoyl-[acyl-carrier-protein] reductase, mitochondrial, whose amino-acid sequence is MSRSLSKLVFENLKTTLGYSKNQSRSISRTCACSGRALIYNNYGEPAEVLKLTEVADKKPEANQITVKWLLSSVNPADINTLQGKYPSRPSLPAVAGNEGVGEVIEVGGNVKNFEIGDRVVPNANNIGTWTTSGNYEANHVFKIPKSFGTVEASMLIVNPCTAYRMLKDFVKLTPGDTVIQNGGNSAVGQLVIQLCKIWELKSVNVVRDRDDIDELKKHLKTIGATEVLTEAELRTTDLFKSKKLPAPKLALNCVCGQNAVEVLRHLQAEGTMVTYGAMSREPLTVPASALIFKNISIRGFWMTNWKKAHGNSEENTKMFEEIGKLFETKKLQPPPYKIVPFSKYKDAVTNALNTDGKVGVKYIIDLTA